The Acidobacteriota bacterium sequence CCGTTTTCGTCGTGGCCTCGGTCTCGAGGCCAGAGCAACGGCGAGAGAGGCTCAGAACAGGTAGCCGAGCTTGAAGATCACCTGGCGCTCGCGCTCCATGGGGTCGCTCAGGGACGGCGCATCCCAGCCTTCGTTGTAGACCAGGAAAAGGTCCGAGCCGGGGCGGTAGGTCCAGCGAAAGCGCAGGTTGAGGCCGAGGGATTCGCTGGCGTCGCTGTACTGCAGCAGGCCGTTCAAGGACATATCCGGGGTGAAGGCGACGGCCATCCGTTGCCGCAGCAAGGTGGTGGAGAAGTCGCCGCCGCGAAGCTCGACGTCGTTGTAGAACCAACTCGTCTCGAGGCGCAGGAAGCGATTTGGGCGCCAGCGGCCGGTGACCTCGAGGCCCGTGCGATCGCCGTCGAAGAACTCGCCGAAGCGAGCCGCGAAGAACCCCGACAGGGGCAGGCTGCTGTTGGTGGCCCAGAAGCCGCGCAGGGAGCTGAATTCGTGGCGTCCGACGGGAATGAAGATGTCGGGCCGGATCTCGAAGGGCTCGTCGAGATCCTCGACGGAGTGCTCGGCGAAGAAGAAGATCTCGTTGGCCGTTTCGAGCTCGATGCCGAAGAATCGGAACGAGGCCCAGAGGCTTTCGAGGCTGTCATCGAGGCGGGTGAAGACGTCGATATCGGTGCCGAAGTTGTAATTGAGGATCCAGGGCGTCTCGGGGCGCGGCTCCCAGTCGAGCTCGCCGCGATAGCGGCGAATGCCGTTGCGGCGCACGAAGCCGAAGTCGGGGGAGAAGTCCTCTCCGATCTCCTGGACTTCGAGCTCCCAACCCCACAGGTCGCTCTCCCACTCGGCTTCTGCACCGGCTGCCCAGGCGCCGTCCTGCGGTGATCCCGAGGCGTCGCCCGCGGCGGAGTCGTCTTCGATGCGGGCCCAAAAGGCCGACAGGGTGAGGCGGTCCGTCGGCTTGATGTTGGCGTCGAGGCCGTAGGAGCGCTGGTCGCCGCTGCCGTCCTCGGTGTCGATGTTGGTGAACATCATTCCCACCGTCGAGCGTTCGCCGAGGTTGCGCTGCACCCGCAGCACGCCCCAGTTGGTCTCGGGAACGACCTCGCGCTCGCCGTCCTCGTCGGTGAAGGTGGCGGCGTCCGTCTGGGCGTCGAGAAAGCCGACGTTCCAGCCGCCGGCCCTCCCTGACAGACGGGCACCCCACTCGAGGGGTACCGGGTTGCCTTCCGGACTGATGCCGATGCGACGGGAGAAGAACAGTCCGAGGACCGGGGCCCCGGGGCCAAAGCCGAAAATGCCCGAGTTCTCGAGGAAGAAGTCGCGCTTCTCGGGGAAGAAGAGGGAGAAGCGGGTGAGATTGACCTGCAGAGCATCGGCTTCGACCTCGGCGAAGTCGGTGTTGTAGGTGAGGTCGAGGACGAAGTTGCGGGTCAGCCCCCACTTGATGTCGAGGCCGGCGTCGGTCTCGTCGTCGGAGCCGGTGTCGACGTTGTCCCGGTAGGCGCCGGTGACGAAGGGCATGATCTGCAGGTTGAGGCTGGGCTCGGGGAGCTCGAGACCGGTGAGGTGTCCATAGCGCGAGACCCGGAAGAGGTTGGCGTCGAGGCCGATCGGAGCCCAGAAGGCGAACTCGTTGTTGCGCCGCACGACGCGGCGAATCTGCAGGCCCCATGTGTCGAGGCTGGGATCGAAGCGCAGGGTCGAGAAGGGAATCGCGAACTCGGCGATCCAGCCTTCCGGTCCGCGTGAAGTGCCGACCCGCCACAGGCCATCCCACTGGAAATTGTTCATCTCCCCTTCATCGGCGATCAGCGCATCGGTGCGCGCTCCGAGGGGATTGGTCTCGAACATGTAGGTGTTGCGGTGATCGTGGAAGGTATCGAGGAGCACCACGAGGCCGTCGTCCCGAAACAGCGAGCCATCGCGCTGCATCTCCCGCGCCACCAGGCCGGCGGCATCGTCGTCGTCGGCCCGGATGCCGACATAGAGGGTGGTGTCCGAGAACACCACCTGGAACTCGGTGTGCTGGCTGATCGGCGCTCCCGGTTCGGGATTGCGCTGGGTGAAGCCGGTGGCCTTTGGCGCCTGCTGCCAGATGGGTTCGTCGAGGCGACCGTCGAGGGTGATCTCGCCTGCGGTCCGAAGGGCCCGGACTTCGGGCACCTCACCCTGGCCTTCGTCCGCCATGATGGCCAGGGGCCAGAGAAAGACCGCCGCCAGAGCCGCGATGGCGACCCGGCGCAAACCACACTGCCACTCGATGCCTTGCCGGCACTGGAGCATCCCTCGACCTCCCACCCAAGCGGTGACTGCAAAAGGACTCTGATTCGCCATCGACGGACGGCGCTGCAGATTTTCTACTACGGTTGTACGAGAAACAAGGGCCGGGTGTTTATTCACGAAGTCAGTCCCTCGCCGTTCTCTCTTACGAACGCGGGGCGCGAATGTCCCGGCCTGCGGCACGGCGATTCGCATCGAATCGCGATAGGGAGGATGTATGAGTCGAAAGTTCGTTGGATGTCGTCCCAGGGCGGCCTTCGGTGGTGTCGGGAGAATCTCATGAGTGGGGACCACGAAGCGGCCGTGATCGAGAATCCGGTGGCGCAGCAGATGGTGGACCTGACGGAGGCCCTGGTGAAGGCCCTCGAGCTCGAGAATCGGCTACTTCAGGCGCAGGAAAGTGGTCTCGTGACCCTCTTCGAACAGCTCGCTTCGCTCTTCGGTTCCCTCGATGCCGCCGATGACGGGGCTCGCCGGGAGGCTCTTCCGTCGCTGTCCGCCGATGCGGTGGAAGACACCGATGGCAAGCCCCAGGATGCTCCGCCCGCCGGTGCCCAGCAGCTGGTGGCGACGAGTAAGTCGTCGCTCAATCCGGCGGCGGATCCGGCCGAGACCCTCGAATGGCTGACGCGAGTGACGGCGGAGCTCCTCGCCGGTTCGATGACGGCGACGCTGGTGACCCGCAACCGTCTCGACAGCCTCGCATTGGAGCTCTTGGTGAGCGCCGAGGCCCTCCTCGACCAGTACCTGGCAGCGGCGACCAGCGCGGCAATCGAGCGTCAGCTCGAGGCTGGTTGAGGACCCTCGACCTCGAGCTCGAGCACCGTCGTTGGCGAGCCGCGGTCGGCGAACCAAGCGACCTGCTCCGCCACCAGATCGAGGA is a genomic window containing:
- a CDS encoding DUF5916 domain-containing protein, whose amino-acid sequence is MLQCRQGIEWQCGLRRVAIAALAAVFLWPLAIMADEGQGEVPEVRALRTAGEITLDGRLDEPIWQQAPKATGFTQRNPEPGAPISQHTEFQVVFSDTTLYVGIRADDDDAAGLVAREMQRDGSLFRDDGLVVLLDTFHDHRNTYMFETNPLGARTDALIADEGEMNNFQWDGLWRVGTSRGPEGWIAEFAIPFSTLRFDPSLDTWGLQIRRVVRRNNEFAFWAPIGLDANLFRVSRYGHLTGLELPEPSLNLQIMPFVTGAYRDNVDTGSDDETDAGLDIKWGLTRNFVLDLTYNTDFAEVEADALQVNLTRFSLFFPEKRDFFLENSGIFGFGPGAPVLGLFFSRRIGISPEGNPVPLEWGARLSGRAGGWNVGFLDAQTDAATFTDEDGEREVVPETNWGVLRVQRNLGERSTVGMMFTNIDTEDGSGDQRSYGLDANIKPTDRLTLSAFWARIEDDSAAGDASGSPQDGAWAAGAEAEWESDLWGWELEVQEIGEDFSPDFGFVRRNGIRRYRGELDWEPRPETPWILNYNFGTDIDVFTRLDDSLESLWASFRFFGIELETANEIFFFAEHSVEDLDEPFEIRPDIFIPVGRHEFSSLRGFWATNSSLPLSGFFAARFGEFFDGDRTGLEVTGRWRPNRFLRLETSWFYNDVELRGGDFSTTLLRQRMAVAFTPDMSLNGLLQYSDASESLGLNLRFRWTYRPGSDLFLVYNEGWDAPSLSDPMERERQVIFKLGYLF